In Burkholderia lata, the DNA window AGTCGGTGACCAACCCGAAGAACACGCTGTTCGCGGTGAAGCGCCTGATCGGCCGCCGCTTCGAAGAGAAGGAAGTCCAGAAGGACATCGGCCTGATGCCGTACACCATCGTCAAGGCCGACAACGGCGACGCATGGGTTGAAGCACACGGCGAAAAGCTGGCGCCGCCGCAGGTTTCGGCGGAAGTGCTGCGCAAGATGAAGAAGACGGCCGAAGACTACCTCGGCGAGCCGGTCACGGAAGCCGTGATCACGGTGCCGGCGTACTTCAACGACAGCCAGCGCCAGGCAACCAAGGACGCCGGCCGCATCGCGGGCCTCGAAGTCAAGCGGATCATCAACGAGCCGACCGCAGCCGCGCTCGCGTTCGGCCTCGACAAGGTCGAGAAGGGCGACCGCAAGATCGCCGTGTATGACCTCGGCGGCGGTACGTTCGACGTGTCGATCATCGAAATCGCGGACGTCGACGGCGAAATGCAGTTCGAAGTGCTGTCGACCAACGGCGACACGTTCCTCGGCGGCGAAGACTTCGACCAGCGCATCATCGATTACATCATCGGCGAGTTCAAGAAGGAGCAGGGCGTCGACCTGTCGAAGGACGTGCTCGCGCTGCAGCGCCTGAAGGAAGCCGCTGAAAAGGCGAAGATCGAGCTGTCGTCGAGCCAGCAGACCGAAATCAACCTGCCGTACATCACGGCAGACGCGTCGGGCCCGAAGCACTTGAACCTGAAGATCACCCGCGCGAAGCTGGAAGCGCTGGTGGAAGACCTCGTCGAGCGCACGATCGAACCGTGCCGCATCGCGATCAAGGACGCAGGCGTCAAGGTGTCGGACATCGACGACGTGATCCTGGTCGGCGGCCAGACGCGCATGCCGAAGGTGCTGGAGAAGGTGAAGGAATTCTTCGGCAAGGATCCGCGTCGTGACGTGAACCCGGACGAAGCTGTCGCAGTCGGCGCGGCGATCCAGGGCCAGGTCCTGTCGGGCGACCGCAAGGACGTGCTGCTGCTCGACGTGACCCCGCTGTCGCTCGGCATCGAGACGCTCGGCGGCGTGATGACGAAGATGATCAGCAAGAACACGACGATCCCGACGAAGCACGCTCAGGTGTACTCGACGGCGGACGACAACCAGGGCGCCGTGACGATCAAGGTGTTCCAGGGCGAACGCGAAATGGCAGCGGGCAACAAGCTGCTCGGCGAGTTCAACCTCGAAGGCATCCCGCCCGCACCGCGCGGCGTGCCGCAGATCGAAGTGACCTTCGACATCGACGCGAACGGCATCCTGCACGTCGGCGCGAAGGACAAGGCGACCGGCAAGGAAAACAAGATCACGATCAAGGCGAACTCGGGTCTGTCCGAAGCCGAAATCGACCAGATGATCAAGGACGCGGAAGCGAACGCAGCGGAAGATCACAAGCTGCGCGAGCTGGCTGATTCGCGCAACCAGGGCGACGCGCTGGTTCACAGCACGAAGAAGGCGCTGACCGAGTACGGCGACAAGCTGGACGCGGGCGAGAAGGAAGCCATCGAAGCGTCGCTGAAGTCGCTCGAGGAACTGCTGAAGGACTCGTCGGCCGACAAGGCTGCGATCGACGCGAAGGTCGAGGAGCTCGGCAAGGTGTCGCAGAAGCTCGGCGAAAAGATGTACGCCGACATGCAGGCCCAGCAAGCAGGTGCGGCCGGCGCAGCGGGTGCAGCGGAAGGCGCGGCCCACGCAGGCGGTGCACAACAGGCTGCCGACGACGTCGTCGACGCCGAGTTCAAGGAAGTGAAGAAGGACTAAGCCGGGTTGCCCCGGTGCCGCACGCCGC includes these proteins:
- the dnaK gene encoding molecular chaperone DnaK; this encodes MGKIIGIDLGTTNSCVAIMEGNQVKVIENSEGTRTTPSIIAYMDDNEVLVGAPAKRQSVTNPKNTLFAVKRLIGRRFEEKEVQKDIGLMPYTIVKADNGDAWVEAHGEKLAPPQVSAEVLRKMKKTAEDYLGEPVTEAVITVPAYFNDSQRQATKDAGRIAGLEVKRIINEPTAAALAFGLDKVEKGDRKIAVYDLGGGTFDVSIIEIADVDGEMQFEVLSTNGDTFLGGEDFDQRIIDYIIGEFKKEQGVDLSKDVLALQRLKEAAEKAKIELSSSQQTEINLPYITADASGPKHLNLKITRAKLEALVEDLVERTIEPCRIAIKDAGVKVSDIDDVILVGGQTRMPKVLEKVKEFFGKDPRRDVNPDEAVAVGAAIQGQVLSGDRKDVLLLDVTPLSLGIETLGGVMTKMISKNTTIPTKHAQVYSTADDNQGAVTIKVFQGEREMAAGNKLLGEFNLEGIPPAPRGVPQIEVTFDIDANGILHVGAKDKATGKENKITIKANSGLSEAEIDQMIKDAEANAAEDHKLRELADSRNQGDALVHSTKKALTEYGDKLDAGEKEAIEASLKSLEELLKDSSADKAAIDAKVEELGKVSQKLGEKMYADMQAQQAGAAGAAGAAEGAAHAGGAQQAADDVVDAEFKEVKKD